Proteins encoded together in one Rana temporaria chromosome 6, aRanTem1.1, whole genome shotgun sequence window:
- the UBN1 gene encoding ubinuclein-1 isoform X1 → MAEPRRVQLSGIPSSSPFHPSAPKKPRPENQEETEAPVAATVRIALSLFEPDQKKCPEFFYPELVRNRQGNGKKNPSGENKKNFDPFDDEEAERKEVENLARKFEQKYAPTAVSQTPVRREQERGLPVLRVCGCTHPGLGACSHGCPHSTQLAKEAHGGRSGQHQRGTAKEKSNKKKRKDRVQDLIDMGYGYDDSDSFIDNSEAYDELVPASLNTKYGGFYINSGTLQFRQASDSEDEFVKEKKNKSPKKMKERGDKIKKKKREEEKKGRKNKHPKPGFTALNGVKDKKKKKPPPPVTDVSEMLARFRQEKEAEKKKLMVTTICTTPKVSSMSSTPVLPPPPPREAEPAPDPLLSTIVTETELLQAASALDALSDKDLDNLLGPPPEKGAGGSVIAPSEEFKKPPSMPEGLPISLEVKIKELTLAVRGSEGDKKTILFTGKMNSALLDIYLLSRDLSPAHRSAVFTHLSYVLPCSKDTLVKWASRLYLHKQQGGRLQEPLRKLKEAVLKAMPEHISKYNKEFKIYNEAKYAKMLSDDKDQKAHSEEEEEEDKSSKRTAGPRKKFQWTEEIRQLLSQLVCIKMDMFEPEGSGGMLSLEEYFKSFLDTEVKPIWPRGWMQARTLFNESRRLYPQLSSIMAKNKPTAPSKVKVKEFPNKVEKTVPPSPVEVQGAAVSSTLPAKNSPVPAPPSSFSTSASPVATYNQDNSLDGDLIRNPPSLDAVSEHLSALSSRTSTFEFPVPKSSGLEKPTEEKKKSSPVVSVANASHSLSRPPTFTDKPALVPEKKQLVQVLGSKMISEVQQKPQQQAHGQVKITQVTNPSLQPSVKLYHMNSQHIKGSFAPPIQSSGQRVTAPSPPQRPPTPQTKSLKPQAFTSPPSNMVNHHKPVISPNLLGKHPGISSTVVPASYRPAVPRLQVPSPGNSGNTIGLNNTVSVNQSPPTVLRGPTTVPAKKPTHPSQKLTLMALQDSGKGTQGVAKLLTSSMIGGMGGNTGAPSSLSQPTKCSTASGLITPSSSPSLTVLTPNYKPNGGKIPTATSLGLLPTLHPSLLHVIYTTDAGQKSKDAIVTGPAPGTFSHGLARNLLSGLHPSAQSAHLALSGHSQPAQTDGAHAKTPVLPPRKL, encoded by the exons AAGAAAAATTTCGATCCATTTGATGACGAGGAAGCGGAGAGAAAGGAGGTGGAAAACTTGGCTAGGAAATTTGAACAGAAATAT gctcctactgctgtcagtcaaactcctGTGAGAAGGGAGCAGGAACGTGGCTTACCGGTGCTGCGTGTCTGTGGATGCACACATCCTGGATTGGGAGCATGCTcacatgggtgcccccatagcacacaGCTTGCTAAAGAGGCACATGGAGGAAGGAGTGGACAGCACCAGCGGGGGACTGCCAAAGAGAAG agcaacaagaagaagaggaaagatcGCGTGCAGGATCTGATCGACATGGGCTACGGCTATGACGATTCCGACTCCTTCATTGACAACTCTGAGGCG TACGATGAACTTGTCCCTGCATCGCTGAACACCAAGTATGGCGGATTTTACATCAATTCTGGAACACTGCAGTTCAGACAAGCTTCTGATTCAGAGGATGAATTTGTcaaagagaagaaaaataaatccCCCAAG AAAATGAAGGAGAGGGGAGACAAAAttaagaagaaaaagagagaagaagagaaaaagggaAGGAAGAATAAACACCCAAAGCCAGG TTTCACAGCTCTAAATGGCGTGAAggataaaaagaagaagaaaccaCCACCACCTGTCACTGATGTGTCGGAGATGCTGGCCAGGTTTCGGCAGGAGAAGGAAgcagaaaaaaagaaattgaTGGTCACTACCATATGCACGACGCCAAAGGTTTCCTCCATGTCTTCAACGCCAGTGctgcctcctcctccaccgcgagAGGCTGAGCCGGCTCCAGACCCGCTACTTTCCACCATAGTGACAGAGACTGAGCTCCTCCAAGCAGCCAGCGCCCTTGATGCACTGAGCGATAAAGACTTGGATAACTTGCTTGGTCCTCCACCAGAGAAAGGAGCTGGGGGTTCGGTGATTGCACCTTCAGAAGAGTTTAAGAAACCGCCGTCTATGCCTGAGGGCCTGCCAATATCTCTAGAAGTGAAGATTAAAGAGCTGACATTG GCTGTGCGCGGGTCAGAGGGCGACAAGAAAACAATCTTGTTTACCGGGAAAATGAATAGTGCTCTTTTGGA CATATACCTGTTGTCTCGGGACCTCAGCCCTGCTCATCGCTCTGCGGTCTTTACCCACCTGTCATATGTCCTCCCCTGCAGTAAAGACACACTTGTGAAATGGGCCAGCCGCCTCTACCTACATAAACAG caggggGGTCGGTTGCAAGAGCCGCTACGGAAGCTGAAGGAAGCTGTATTGAAGGCAATGCCAGAACATATCAGCAAGTACAACAAAGAGTTTAAAATATACAACGAAGCAAAATATGCCAA AATGCTGTCAGATGACAAGGATCAGAAGGCCCATtctgaagaagaggaggaagaagacaagAGCAGCAAGAGAACTGCTGGGCCGCGAAAGAAGTTCCAGTGGACGGAGGAGATCAG GCAGCTCTTGAGCCAGTTGGTCTGTATTAAGATGGATATGTTTGAACCAGAGGGCAGTGGTGGAATGCTGAGCCTAGAAGAGTATTTCAAATCTTTCCTGGATACTGAAGTGAAACCTATCTGGCCTCGAGGCTGGATGCAGGCCCG GACTCTCTTTAATGAAAGCAGACGTCTGTACCCGCAGCTCAGCTCTATAAT ggcaaaAAACAAACCCACAGCTCCATCCAAAGTAAAAGTAAAG GAATTTCCAAACAAGGTAGAGAAGACTGTACCTCCTTCCCCTGTAGAGGTGCAGGGAGCAGCCGTCTCCTCAACACTTCCTGCTAAGAACAGTCCGGTTCCGGCACCTCCATCATCCTTTTCTACTAGCGCGTCTCCAGTCGCTACCTACAATCAGGACAACTCTCTAGATGGAGATCTCATCCGCAACCCCCCATCTCTAGATGCCGTATCGGAACACTTGAGTGCCCTGTCCAGCCGAACATCAACCTTCGAATTTCCTGTTCCCAAATCGTCTGGGCTTGAGAAACCCACGGAGGAGAAAAAGAAGAGCTCTCCAGTAGTATCTGTAGCAAATGCCTCCCATTCTTTATCACGGCCACCAACATTTACTGACAAACCAGCACTGGTTCCAGAGAAGAAGCAACTGGTACAGGTCCTCGGTTCAAAGATGATATCTGAAGTCCAGCAAAAGCCACAGCAGCAAGCACATGGGCAGGTGAAGATCACCCAGGTCACCAACCCATCTCTACAGCCCTCGGTGAAGCTTTACCACATGAACAGCCAGCACATTAAGGGGAGCTTCGCACCCCCGATCCAGAGTAGTGGTCAGAGAGTCACTGCTCCATCACCTCCACAGAGGCCTCCCACCCCACAAACAAAATCTCTCAAACCCCAGGCTTTCACTTCTCCACCATCTAACATGGTTAACCATCACAAACCTGTAATATCACCAAACTTGTTGGGAAAGCACCCTGGCATCAGTAGCACAGTGGTACCCGCATCCTACAGGCCAGCCGTTCCAAGGCTTCAGGTTCCTTCACCCGGTAACTCAGGGAACACAATTGGCCTGAACAACACAGTCTCTGTCAACCAGTCGCCACCAACGGTTCTGCGTGGTCCAACCACTGTTCCTGCCAAGAAGCCCACCCACCCATCTCAAAAGTTGACCTTGatggcattgcaagactctggaaAAGGAACACAAGGAGTGGCCAAGTTGCTGACCTCATCCATGATTGGAGGAATGGGAGGAAACACAGGCGCACCTTCCAGTCTAAGT CAGCCGACAAAGTGCAGCACAGCCTCCGGACTCATCACCCCGTCCTCTTCCCCCTCACTGACTGTACTCACTCCAAATTACAAACCAAATGGAGGAAAAATCCCAACAGCCACCTCCTTGGGCCTCTTACCAACCCTCCACCCTTCCCTGCTACATGTCATTTACACCACAGACGCGGGCCAAAAATCAAAAGATGCCATCGTTACCGGGCCAGCTCCAGGCACTTTCAGCCATGGACTTGCACGAA ATCTCTTGAGTGGTCTTCATCCGTCTGCACAAAGTGCGCACCTAGCCCTGTCCGGACACTCTCAGCCAGCACAGACAG
- the UBN1 gene encoding ubinuclein-1 isoform X2, which yields MAEPRRVQLSGIPSSSPFHPSAPKKPRPENQEETEAPVAATVRIALSLFEPDQKKCPEFFYPELVRNRQGNGKKNPSGENKKNFDPFDDEEAERKEVENLARKFEQKYAPTAVSQTPVRREQERGLPVLRVCGCTHPGLGACSHGCPHSTQLAKEAHGGRSGQHQRGTAKEKSNKKKRKDRVQDLIDMGYGYDDSDSFIDNSEAYDELVPASLNTKYGGFYINSGTLQFRQASDSEDEFVKEKKNKSPKKMKERGDKIKKKKREEEKKGRKNKHPKPGFTALNGVKDKKKKKPPPPVTDVSEMLARFRQEKEAEKKKLMVTTICTTPKVSSMSSTPVLPPPPPREAEPAPDPLLSTIVTETELLQAASALDALSDKDLDNLLGPPPEKGAGGSVIAPSEEFKKPPSMPEGLPISLEVKIKELTLAVRGSEGDKKTILFTGKMNSALLDIYLLSRDLSPAHRSAVFTHLSYVLPCSKDTLVKWASRLYLHKQQGGRLQEPLRKLKEAVLKAMPEHISKYNKEFKIYNEAKYAKMLSDDKDQKAHSEEEEEEDKSSKRTAGPRKKFQWTEEIRQLLSQLVCIKMDMFEPEGSGGMLSLEEYFKSFLDTEVKPIWPRGWMQARTLFNESRRLYPQLSSIMAKNKPTAPSKVKVKEFPNKVEKTVPPSPVEVQGAAVSSTLPAKNSPVPAPPSSFSTSASPVATYNQDNSLDGDLIRNPPSLDAVSEHLSALSSRTSTFEFPVPKSSGLEKPTEEKKKSSPVVSVANASHSLSRPPTFTDKPALVPEKKQLVQVLGSKMISEVQQKPQQQAHGQVKITQVTNPSLQPSVKLYHMNSQHIKGSFAPPIQSSGQRVTAPSPPQRPPTPQTKSLKPQAFTSPPSNMVNHHKPVISPNLLGKHPGISSTVVPASYRPAVPRLQVPSPGNSGNTIGLNNTVSVNQSPPTVLRGPTTVPAKKPTHPSQKLTLMALQDSGKGTQGVAKLLTSSMIGGMGGNTGAPSSLSPTKCSTASGLITPSSSPSLTVLTPNYKPNGGKIPTATSLGLLPTLHPSLLHVIYTTDAGQKSKDAIVTGPAPGTFSHGLARNLLSGLHPSAQSAHLALSGHSQPAQTDGAHAKTPVLPPRKL from the exons AAGAAAAATTTCGATCCATTTGATGACGAGGAAGCGGAGAGAAAGGAGGTGGAAAACTTGGCTAGGAAATTTGAACAGAAATAT gctcctactgctgtcagtcaaactcctGTGAGAAGGGAGCAGGAACGTGGCTTACCGGTGCTGCGTGTCTGTGGATGCACACATCCTGGATTGGGAGCATGCTcacatgggtgcccccatagcacacaGCTTGCTAAAGAGGCACATGGAGGAAGGAGTGGACAGCACCAGCGGGGGACTGCCAAAGAGAAG agcaacaagaagaagaggaaagatcGCGTGCAGGATCTGATCGACATGGGCTACGGCTATGACGATTCCGACTCCTTCATTGACAACTCTGAGGCG TACGATGAACTTGTCCCTGCATCGCTGAACACCAAGTATGGCGGATTTTACATCAATTCTGGAACACTGCAGTTCAGACAAGCTTCTGATTCAGAGGATGAATTTGTcaaagagaagaaaaataaatccCCCAAG AAAATGAAGGAGAGGGGAGACAAAAttaagaagaaaaagagagaagaagagaaaaagggaAGGAAGAATAAACACCCAAAGCCAGG TTTCACAGCTCTAAATGGCGTGAAggataaaaagaagaagaaaccaCCACCACCTGTCACTGATGTGTCGGAGATGCTGGCCAGGTTTCGGCAGGAGAAGGAAgcagaaaaaaagaaattgaTGGTCACTACCATATGCACGACGCCAAAGGTTTCCTCCATGTCTTCAACGCCAGTGctgcctcctcctccaccgcgagAGGCTGAGCCGGCTCCAGACCCGCTACTTTCCACCATAGTGACAGAGACTGAGCTCCTCCAAGCAGCCAGCGCCCTTGATGCACTGAGCGATAAAGACTTGGATAACTTGCTTGGTCCTCCACCAGAGAAAGGAGCTGGGGGTTCGGTGATTGCACCTTCAGAAGAGTTTAAGAAACCGCCGTCTATGCCTGAGGGCCTGCCAATATCTCTAGAAGTGAAGATTAAAGAGCTGACATTG GCTGTGCGCGGGTCAGAGGGCGACAAGAAAACAATCTTGTTTACCGGGAAAATGAATAGTGCTCTTTTGGA CATATACCTGTTGTCTCGGGACCTCAGCCCTGCTCATCGCTCTGCGGTCTTTACCCACCTGTCATATGTCCTCCCCTGCAGTAAAGACACACTTGTGAAATGGGCCAGCCGCCTCTACCTACATAAACAG caggggGGTCGGTTGCAAGAGCCGCTACGGAAGCTGAAGGAAGCTGTATTGAAGGCAATGCCAGAACATATCAGCAAGTACAACAAAGAGTTTAAAATATACAACGAAGCAAAATATGCCAA AATGCTGTCAGATGACAAGGATCAGAAGGCCCATtctgaagaagaggaggaagaagacaagAGCAGCAAGAGAACTGCTGGGCCGCGAAAGAAGTTCCAGTGGACGGAGGAGATCAG GCAGCTCTTGAGCCAGTTGGTCTGTATTAAGATGGATATGTTTGAACCAGAGGGCAGTGGTGGAATGCTGAGCCTAGAAGAGTATTTCAAATCTTTCCTGGATACTGAAGTGAAACCTATCTGGCCTCGAGGCTGGATGCAGGCCCG GACTCTCTTTAATGAAAGCAGACGTCTGTACCCGCAGCTCAGCTCTATAAT ggcaaaAAACAAACCCACAGCTCCATCCAAAGTAAAAGTAAAG GAATTTCCAAACAAGGTAGAGAAGACTGTACCTCCTTCCCCTGTAGAGGTGCAGGGAGCAGCCGTCTCCTCAACACTTCCTGCTAAGAACAGTCCGGTTCCGGCACCTCCATCATCCTTTTCTACTAGCGCGTCTCCAGTCGCTACCTACAATCAGGACAACTCTCTAGATGGAGATCTCATCCGCAACCCCCCATCTCTAGATGCCGTATCGGAACACTTGAGTGCCCTGTCCAGCCGAACATCAACCTTCGAATTTCCTGTTCCCAAATCGTCTGGGCTTGAGAAACCCACGGAGGAGAAAAAGAAGAGCTCTCCAGTAGTATCTGTAGCAAATGCCTCCCATTCTTTATCACGGCCACCAACATTTACTGACAAACCAGCACTGGTTCCAGAGAAGAAGCAACTGGTACAGGTCCTCGGTTCAAAGATGATATCTGAAGTCCAGCAAAAGCCACAGCAGCAAGCACATGGGCAGGTGAAGATCACCCAGGTCACCAACCCATCTCTACAGCCCTCGGTGAAGCTTTACCACATGAACAGCCAGCACATTAAGGGGAGCTTCGCACCCCCGATCCAGAGTAGTGGTCAGAGAGTCACTGCTCCATCACCTCCACAGAGGCCTCCCACCCCACAAACAAAATCTCTCAAACCCCAGGCTTTCACTTCTCCACCATCTAACATGGTTAACCATCACAAACCTGTAATATCACCAAACTTGTTGGGAAAGCACCCTGGCATCAGTAGCACAGTGGTACCCGCATCCTACAGGCCAGCCGTTCCAAGGCTTCAGGTTCCTTCACCCGGTAACTCAGGGAACACAATTGGCCTGAACAACACAGTCTCTGTCAACCAGTCGCCACCAACGGTTCTGCGTGGTCCAACCACTGTTCCTGCCAAGAAGCCCACCCACCCATCTCAAAAGTTGACCTTGatggcattgcaagactctggaaAAGGAACACAAGGAGTGGCCAAGTTGCTGACCTCATCCATGATTGGAGGAATGGGAGGAAACACAGGCGCACCTTCCAGTCTAAGT CCGACAAAGTGCAGCACAGCCTCCGGACTCATCACCCCGTCCTCTTCCCCCTCACTGACTGTACTCACTCCAAATTACAAACCAAATGGAGGAAAAATCCCAACAGCCACCTCCTTGGGCCTCTTACCAACCCTCCACCCTTCCCTGCTACATGTCATTTACACCACAGACGCGGGCCAAAAATCAAAAGATGCCATCGTTACCGGGCCAGCTCCAGGCACTTTCAGCCATGGACTTGCACGAA ATCTCTTGAGTGGTCTTCATCCGTCTGCACAAAGTGCGCACCTAGCCCTGTCCGGACACTCTCAGCCAGCACAGACAG
- the UBN1 gene encoding ubinuclein-1 isoform X3, translating to MAEPRRVQLSGIPSSSPFHPSAPKKPRPENQEETEAPVAATVRIALSLFEPDQKKCPEFFYPELVRNRQGNGKKNPSGENKKNFDPFDDEEAERKEVENLARKFEQKYSNKKKRKDRVQDLIDMGYGYDDSDSFIDNSEAYDELVPASLNTKYGGFYINSGTLQFRQASDSEDEFVKEKKNKSPKKMKERGDKIKKKKREEEKKGRKNKHPKPGFTALNGVKDKKKKKPPPPVTDVSEMLARFRQEKEAEKKKLMVTTICTTPKVSSMSSTPVLPPPPPREAEPAPDPLLSTIVTETELLQAASALDALSDKDLDNLLGPPPEKGAGGSVIAPSEEFKKPPSMPEGLPISLEVKIKELTLAVRGSEGDKKTILFTGKMNSALLDIYLLSRDLSPAHRSAVFTHLSYVLPCSKDTLVKWASRLYLHKQQGGRLQEPLRKLKEAVLKAMPEHISKYNKEFKIYNEAKYAKMLSDDKDQKAHSEEEEEEDKSSKRTAGPRKKFQWTEEIRQLLSQLVCIKMDMFEPEGSGGMLSLEEYFKSFLDTEVKPIWPRGWMQARTLFNESRRLYPQLSSIMAKNKPTAPSKVKVKEFPNKVEKTVPPSPVEVQGAAVSSTLPAKNSPVPAPPSSFSTSASPVATYNQDNSLDGDLIRNPPSLDAVSEHLSALSSRTSTFEFPVPKSSGLEKPTEEKKKSSPVVSVANASHSLSRPPTFTDKPALVPEKKQLVQVLGSKMISEVQQKPQQQAHGQVKITQVTNPSLQPSVKLYHMNSQHIKGSFAPPIQSSGQRVTAPSPPQRPPTPQTKSLKPQAFTSPPSNMVNHHKPVISPNLLGKHPGISSTVVPASYRPAVPRLQVPSPGNSGNTIGLNNTVSVNQSPPTVLRGPTTVPAKKPTHPSQKLTLMALQDSGKGTQGVAKLLTSSMIGGMGGNTGAPSSLSQPTKCSTASGLITPSSSPSLTVLTPNYKPNGGKIPTATSLGLLPTLHPSLLHVIYTTDAGQKSKDAIVTGPAPGTFSHGLARNLLSGLHPSAQSAHLALSGHSQPAQTDGAHAKTPVLPPRKL from the exons AAGAAAAATTTCGATCCATTTGATGACGAGGAAGCGGAGAGAAAGGAGGTGGAAAACTTGGCTAGGAAATTTGAACAGAAATAT agcaacaagaagaagaggaaagatcGCGTGCAGGATCTGATCGACATGGGCTACGGCTATGACGATTCCGACTCCTTCATTGACAACTCTGAGGCG TACGATGAACTTGTCCCTGCATCGCTGAACACCAAGTATGGCGGATTTTACATCAATTCTGGAACACTGCAGTTCAGACAAGCTTCTGATTCAGAGGATGAATTTGTcaaagagaagaaaaataaatccCCCAAG AAAATGAAGGAGAGGGGAGACAAAAttaagaagaaaaagagagaagaagagaaaaagggaAGGAAGAATAAACACCCAAAGCCAGG TTTCACAGCTCTAAATGGCGTGAAggataaaaagaagaagaaaccaCCACCACCTGTCACTGATGTGTCGGAGATGCTGGCCAGGTTTCGGCAGGAGAAGGAAgcagaaaaaaagaaattgaTGGTCACTACCATATGCACGACGCCAAAGGTTTCCTCCATGTCTTCAACGCCAGTGctgcctcctcctccaccgcgagAGGCTGAGCCGGCTCCAGACCCGCTACTTTCCACCATAGTGACAGAGACTGAGCTCCTCCAAGCAGCCAGCGCCCTTGATGCACTGAGCGATAAAGACTTGGATAACTTGCTTGGTCCTCCACCAGAGAAAGGAGCTGGGGGTTCGGTGATTGCACCTTCAGAAGAGTTTAAGAAACCGCCGTCTATGCCTGAGGGCCTGCCAATATCTCTAGAAGTGAAGATTAAAGAGCTGACATTG GCTGTGCGCGGGTCAGAGGGCGACAAGAAAACAATCTTGTTTACCGGGAAAATGAATAGTGCTCTTTTGGA CATATACCTGTTGTCTCGGGACCTCAGCCCTGCTCATCGCTCTGCGGTCTTTACCCACCTGTCATATGTCCTCCCCTGCAGTAAAGACACACTTGTGAAATGGGCCAGCCGCCTCTACCTACATAAACAG caggggGGTCGGTTGCAAGAGCCGCTACGGAAGCTGAAGGAAGCTGTATTGAAGGCAATGCCAGAACATATCAGCAAGTACAACAAAGAGTTTAAAATATACAACGAAGCAAAATATGCCAA AATGCTGTCAGATGACAAGGATCAGAAGGCCCATtctgaagaagaggaggaagaagacaagAGCAGCAAGAGAACTGCTGGGCCGCGAAAGAAGTTCCAGTGGACGGAGGAGATCAG GCAGCTCTTGAGCCAGTTGGTCTGTATTAAGATGGATATGTTTGAACCAGAGGGCAGTGGTGGAATGCTGAGCCTAGAAGAGTATTTCAAATCTTTCCTGGATACTGAAGTGAAACCTATCTGGCCTCGAGGCTGGATGCAGGCCCG GACTCTCTTTAATGAAAGCAGACGTCTGTACCCGCAGCTCAGCTCTATAAT ggcaaaAAACAAACCCACAGCTCCATCCAAAGTAAAAGTAAAG GAATTTCCAAACAAGGTAGAGAAGACTGTACCTCCTTCCCCTGTAGAGGTGCAGGGAGCAGCCGTCTCCTCAACACTTCCTGCTAAGAACAGTCCGGTTCCGGCACCTCCATCATCCTTTTCTACTAGCGCGTCTCCAGTCGCTACCTACAATCAGGACAACTCTCTAGATGGAGATCTCATCCGCAACCCCCCATCTCTAGATGCCGTATCGGAACACTTGAGTGCCCTGTCCAGCCGAACATCAACCTTCGAATTTCCTGTTCCCAAATCGTCTGGGCTTGAGAAACCCACGGAGGAGAAAAAGAAGAGCTCTCCAGTAGTATCTGTAGCAAATGCCTCCCATTCTTTATCACGGCCACCAACATTTACTGACAAACCAGCACTGGTTCCAGAGAAGAAGCAACTGGTACAGGTCCTCGGTTCAAAGATGATATCTGAAGTCCAGCAAAAGCCACAGCAGCAAGCACATGGGCAGGTGAAGATCACCCAGGTCACCAACCCATCTCTACAGCCCTCGGTGAAGCTTTACCACATGAACAGCCAGCACATTAAGGGGAGCTTCGCACCCCCGATCCAGAGTAGTGGTCAGAGAGTCACTGCTCCATCACCTCCACAGAGGCCTCCCACCCCACAAACAAAATCTCTCAAACCCCAGGCTTTCACTTCTCCACCATCTAACATGGTTAACCATCACAAACCTGTAATATCACCAAACTTGTTGGGAAAGCACCCTGGCATCAGTAGCACAGTGGTACCCGCATCCTACAGGCCAGCCGTTCCAAGGCTTCAGGTTCCTTCACCCGGTAACTCAGGGAACACAATTGGCCTGAACAACACAGTCTCTGTCAACCAGTCGCCACCAACGGTTCTGCGTGGTCCAACCACTGTTCCTGCCAAGAAGCCCACCCACCCATCTCAAAAGTTGACCTTGatggcattgcaagactctggaaAAGGAACACAAGGAGTGGCCAAGTTGCTGACCTCATCCATGATTGGAGGAATGGGAGGAAACACAGGCGCACCTTCCAGTCTAAGT CAGCCGACAAAGTGCAGCACAGCCTCCGGACTCATCACCCCGTCCTCTTCCCCCTCACTGACTGTACTCACTCCAAATTACAAACCAAATGGAGGAAAAATCCCAACAGCCACCTCCTTGGGCCTCTTACCAACCCTCCACCCTTCCCTGCTACATGTCATTTACACCACAGACGCGGGCCAAAAATCAAAAGATGCCATCGTTACCGGGCCAGCTCCAGGCACTTTCAGCCATGGACTTGCACGAA ATCTCTTGAGTGGTCTTCATCCGTCTGCACAAAGTGCGCACCTAGCCCTGTCCGGACACTCTCAGCCAGCACAGACAG